From the bacterium genome, the window TCGAGACTGCCCGCACGATGTCGTCATCGTAGACGACGGTGCGGGTTTGCGCGTTAGCTGCGGCCATTGGCGACTCCTCCCTCCTTGTGATCCCCGGTCTCTTTGGCGGGGCCTGCTGAAGCGGTAGCCCTTGCGGCGGCGCTCGGGGCGTCCTCGGCGCGGGGCTTGTCCTCGCGCAGGGGCAGCAGCGAGAGCCGCTCGCCGTGATCGAAATCGCCGCCCTTCAGGCGCGCGAAGAAGAGAACCAAGCCGAGCGCGACGAGCGCGAGGCTTATAATGACGAGGCCAATCACGACATCCATGCCAGCCTCCGTCCCGAGAGCCGCCAGGTGGTGTAGGCCACGATGCCGATGGAGCTGGCCGGCATGAGCACGGTGGCGACGACCGGGTCGACCAAGCCCGCCAAGGAGAGTGACACGGCGACGGCATTGTAGACGATGGCAAAGATGAGATTGTGCCGCAGCATGCCGCGCAGGCGGCGCGCACCGGCGAGGGCGCGGCGGAGGGCGGCGATGCCGTCGCCCAGGAAGAAGAAGTCCGCCTTGCCGGGAAGCACGGGGCGGTCCACGGCGGGCGTGGCGGCGCAGAGCGCGGCCTCGAAGCTGGGGCTGTCGTTGATGCCGTCGCCGACCATGAGGGTGTCGTGGGCG encodes:
- the ccoS gene encoding cbb3-type cytochrome oxidase assembly protein CcoS, coding for MDVVIGLVIISLALVALGLVLFFARLKGGDFDHGERLSLLPLREDKPRAEDAPSAAARATASAGPAKETGDHKEGGVANGRS